The genome window GACGGGTGCCTCAAGTTCAGGCTACATCTCCAGACTGTACAAAAACACGGGGAGTGGTTTTAGCGAAGATACCAGTATTTCCCTTCCTGGTGTTTCTGATAGTTCTGTCGCCTGGTCTGACTACACCGGAGACGGCAAATCCGACTTCCTGTTGACGGGTTACGATAGGAAACCCATCTCGAAATTGTACAAAAACACAGGCAGTGGTTTTAGCGAAGATACCAGTATTTCCCTTCCTGATGTTTGGAAAGGTTCGGTCGCCTGGTCTGACTACACCGGAGACGGCAAATCCGACTTCCTGTTGACGGGTTACGATAATTCATCGAACCCCATCTCGAAATTGTACAAAAACACAGGCAGTGGTTTTATTGAAGATACCAGTATTTCCCTTCCTGGTGTTT of Planktothrix tepida PCC 9214 contains these proteins:
- a CDS encoding FG-GAP repeat domain-containing protein, which encodes PISKLYKNTGSGFIEDTSISLPGVWYGSVAWSDYNGDGKSDFLLTGASSSGYISRLYKNTGSGFSEDTSISLPGVSDSSVAWSDYTGDGKSDFLLTGYDRKPISKLYKNTGSGFSEDTSISLPDVWKGSVAWSDYTGDGKSDFLLTGYDNSSNPISKLYKNTGSGFIEDTSISLPGV